A genomic window from Candidatus Zixiibacteriota bacterium includes:
- the corA gene encoding magnesium/cobalt transporter CorA — protein MIRTLQFNTETGCHVHEGILPFNDLISAKDSTFWIDFDAPDEDESYILYSDFKFHPLIIEDAIDVSYPKLEVFKDYLFMVFRTTDYITEDELGSREIDFFLGKNYIVSYHKEKFPSLDILAKKCLHDDRILSRGADYIFHSLVDNLVDNYVNTLKLIAKTIDVYEAEVFSGNPDRELLKKIFELKEDIATLKRNALAQRDIMWRFSRGEYKLTSSDLLIYFRDIYDHLSHVNDMADHFRDLLTSVMEAYFSVSSDKTNRIMKTLTLFTAILLPLSVITGIYGMNFKNMPELEWELGYYFTLLLMLIVIGITFFIFKIKDWL, from the coding sequence TGGATAGATTTCGATGCTCCCGATGAGGATGAATCATATATATTGTACTCGGATTTCAAATTTCACCCGTTAATTATTGAAGACGCCATTGATGTTTCTTATCCCAAGCTAGAAGTATTTAAAGACTATTTGTTTATGGTTTTCAGGACAACGGATTACATAACCGAGGACGAACTCGGTTCGAGGGAGATTGATTTCTTTTTAGGAAAAAATTATATCGTCAGCTATCATAAAGAAAAATTTCCATCTTTAGATATTTTAGCGAAAAAGTGCCTGCATGATGACAGGATATTATCGCGGGGAGCGGATTATATATTTCATTCTCTGGTTGATAATCTGGTAGATAATTATGTTAATACATTGAAATTGATTGCTAAGACAATAGATGTTTACGAGGCTGAGGTGTTTAGCGGCAATCCCGATAGGGAACTATTGAAAAAGATATTCGAACTTAAAGAAGATATAGCCACCTTGAAACGCAATGCCTTAGCTCAGCGCGATATTATGTGGCGTTTCTCGCGCGGTGAATACAAGCTAACAAGCTCTGATTTACTGATTTATTTCAGGGACATTTACGACCATCTTTCACATGTGAATGATATGGCTGACCATTTTCGCGACCTTTTAACCTCTGTTATGGAAGCTTATTTTTCAGTCTCATCGGACAAAACCAACCGCATTATGAAAACTCTAACTCTGTTTACCGCCATATTGCTTCCGCTTTCGGTTATTACGGGAATTTACGGAATGAATTTTAAAAACATGCCGGAGTTAGAATGGGAGCTTGGCTATTATTTCACTCTGCTTTTGATGCTTATAGTGATAGGTATAACCTTTTTTATTTTTAAAATAAAAGATTGGCTATAA